ATGAGCACAGTGAGGACATTACATCGTTAGATTTCCAAATTTCGGAGATTATTTCATTTGTCTAAACGAAGCAACTGCGCCAACCCCTAAAATTATCAATTAGAGCGCTAATCAGCTCTGAAGTCGTTCATTCTGAATTGGCTTATGATTAATTTTTTAGATTCGAATTGATAACTCTGCCTGTTTCAGGATCATATTTGCAGAAGCTTGGGGAATCTTATTTGCAAACCAAAGCATTCCTCCAGTCATATCCCAGGCATTTCCAGGAGGAAAGTGAACGCCAGAATTGAGTTTTTTTAATGTCTCTCAAGAGTTCTAGTAAATCCAATCGCTTGGCTGATTCCCCAATCGCAGTTGTTGGACTTTCCGCACTTTTTCCAGGTGCAAAAGATCTCCAGAATTATTGGAACAACATCCTCTCAGGTAATGATTTCCTCCAAGAGATTCCTTCGAATCGTTGGAATCTTGAAGATTACTACGATCCTGATCCAAGCAAATCAGACAAAACCTACTGTAAGAAGGGCGGATTTGTTCCAGAAATTGATTTCAACCCAGTGGATTTTGGGCTTCCTCCAAAAATCCTTGAAGTCACTGACTCATCACAGTTATTGACTCTGGTCTTAGCAAAGACCGCTTTGCTTGATGCTGGAATAGGAGAAGAAGAGTCACCAATATTATCTAAAACTGGAATCATTCTTGGAGTTTGTGGCGGGCAGAAGTTGATGGGTTCTTTAACTTCTCGACTACAAGAACCCATCTGGAGATCAGTTCTTTCGAGTGCTGGTCTTGACCAAGAAACCTCCGAAGAACTGGTTAAACGATTTAAGTCTGCCTACGTCAGGTGGGAAGAAAACTCATTTCCGGGACTCCTTGGGAATGTGATTGCTGGAAGAGTCGCCAATCGGCTTAATCTTGGCGGCACCAATTGTGTTGTAGACGCTGCTTGTGGAAGTTCCCTGGCTGCAATGAAGATGGCCATTTCCGAACTCAGGGAAGGACGCTGTGATGTGATGTTGACTGGTGGAGTCGACACAGACAACTCCCCCTTCATGTATATGTGTTTCAGTAAAACACCCGCCTTCACTAAACGTGATCAGGTCCAGCCTTTTGACAAAAATTCGGAAGGCATCATGATCGGTGAAGGTTTAGGCTTGGTGGTTTTGAAGCGTTTGGAAGACGCTGAGCGCGATGGTGATCGCATCTATGCTAAAATTATAGGTGTTGGTTCCTCAAGTGATGGACGTTTCAAAAGCATCTATGCTCCCAGGGAAGAGGGTCAAGTTTTAGCTATTCAAAGGGCTCAGGCTGATGCAAATGTAGAAAATAATTCAGGAATTGGACTAATAGAAGCACACGGAACAGGGACTAAGGCAGGTGACATTACTGAGTTTTCTGGACTCAGGACTGCTTACGCGTCTGAGCAGAAAAACCAGATTGCCTTGGGAACCGTTAAGGCTCAAATTGGTCACACGAAGGCTGCAGCTGGTGTAGCAGGGTTTATAAAGATCGCTCTTTCACTTCACCACAAAATCCTTCCACCTCTCAATCAACTGGAAACTCCCCATCCAGATCTACGATTAAGTGAAACTCCCTTCTATTTCTGCAAAAAATCAAGACCTTGGATCAGGGGTTCACATCCCAGGCGGGCAGGTGTCAGCGCTTTTGGGTTTGGTGGAAGTAATTTTCATTTTATTTTGGAGGAAGATCAAACTGACTCGACCTATTACAGGTTGAATCGAGTTCCACAGCCTGTTCTGCTTTCCGCAGAGAATCCTTTAGAACTCCAAGAACTTTGTAAAACCCTATTAGATCAACTCTCTTCAACTCCAGAAGCAGGACATAAGGATCTCTTAGAAAAGGGCAATCAGGCAAAACCACCAGCTAAGGATCATGCTCGATTAGGATTTGTAACTCACTCCCCTGGTGAGTCGATCCAAGCATTGCAAGAGGCCCTGATTACTTGGGGAAAAGAACCTGAAAAATTTGAGTGGAGCCAAAAATCTAGTCTTTTCTATCGGCAGTCAGGGTTGGATTGTGAGGGAAAAGTTGCAGCTTTGTTTTGTGGACAAGGGTCCCAATATCTGCAAATGGGCCGAGAACTTTTTCTTGAATTCCCTGAAATCCAATTTGATTTTCAAGAAATTGATCAACTCTTTCGAGAGGATGAGAGAGATCCACTTTCAAAACTAGTATTTGCGATTTCAAGTTTTGAGGAAAATGAGCAAGAGACCCAAAACCTACAACTACAAAAAACTGAGAATGCTCAACCTGCGATTGGTGCTCTAAGTGGAGGAATGTTCCGGTTGCTGCAAGCAAGAGGGCTACAGGTGGATTTCACCTCTGGGCACAGCTTTGGTGAATTAAGCGCTCTCTGGGCTGCAGGAGTAATCAACGACGATGACTATTACAGATTAGCTGTAGCACGGGGTAAAGCTATGGCTGCACCAGATGATCCAGATTTTGACGCTGGAACCATGATGGCTGTGATGGGCAAGGTAGAAACAGTTGAGGGACTCTTGGAGGACTTTCCAGATTTGAAAGTCGCTAATTTCAATTCGAACAAGCAAGTTGTGATCGCTGGGCCAAAAGAACAGATCGAAAAAGCATTTGCATTCTTTAAATCAAAGCGGTTTTCGGTGATCCCACTCCCAGTTTCTGCAGCTTTCCACACTCCTTTAGTGGGTCACGCCCAAAAACCTTTTTCATTAGCCATTCAAAGTTCTCAATTCAATAAAGCCAGGGTTCCAGTATTCTCGAATCAAACAGCAAAGGCCTATCCCACGGAACCCATTAAAATCAAAGAAATGCTGCAAGCACACATTTTGGAGTCCGTTCGATTCAAACAACAAATTGAAAACTTATACGAAGCAGGTGCCCGTGTTTTTATCGAATTCGGACCCAAGAATGTGCTAACCAAACTCACAGAGAACATCCTTCAAGGCAAAGAGATTTATGGAGTTGCATTAAATCCCAATCCAAAAGAAGACAGTTCACGCCAGTTTCGGGAAGCATTTATTCGACTTCAGGTTTTGGGTTTACCGCTTACAAAATTAGATCCTCATCAACGTGAATATCAGTCCTTTGTAACCAGTCCCTCCAAAGCGAATGTTCGATTACATGGAGGCAACTATGTTAGTGAGACGACTAGGTCAGAATTTGCAAAGTTCATTGGGAAAGATTGCGAAATCCAAAGTTTGAAAAGAACCTCTACACATGAACCCAATCACTCTGAGGGTGAGGCAAAGCCCAACTTAAAAATCACCGAAAACGCAACTCCCTATCCAACCCCAAAAACATTGACGAAAAATCCAGTGAATAACAAAGAGCAAGACTCGTCTAACTACCATCCCATTCAGGATTTCTATCAGCATCAACAAGAGGTGCTCAAAACGCACCAACAGTATCTAGCCCAACAGATGGAATATGCTCGAGCTTTTTGGCAAGTACTTCAGCAATTTAGCCGTGATTCTGATGGTAAGTTGACTGATTTGCCCGCAGGCGTTCAACAAAATTTACAGTGGTTCCATCAGCACCAGCAAGAAACGCTTAAGATTCACGAACAATATCTAAAGGGACAAAGCGAACAAACACAAATAGCTCTGCAATGGGGTCTTAATACTGAAGGTAATGTTAGTCAAATGCCCAGAATTCCCTCATTAAGTACGGTTTCAACAAGTAGTCCAGTTCAGTCAGAGGTGCTACCGAAATTTAATCCCCCAACAGAATTCATTTCTGCACCAACTATAAACTTAAGCCCATCTCTACCCGTACCAAATTCCACAATATCTGCACCTCAGGGTGCACCTGAATTCAGTGCTTCATATTCTAAACCGATTAGCAGTTCTGTCTCCCAAACAACCATTGTCTCAAGCTCAGTTCAGATTGTTCTCCTTGAAATCGTTGCTGAAAAAACTGGCTATCCGACAGAAATGTTGGAGATAGATATGGACTTAGAAGCTGACCTAGGCATTGACTCCATCAAAAGAGTTGAAATCCTCGGTGCACTCCAAGAAAAACTTCCTGATCTGAAAGTCCAAGCTGATGAACTAGCCGAGCAAAGAACTCTGGGACAGATTTTAAATATTCTTCAACCTGAAGAAACCACACTGAACCCTTCCTTCTCAAATAACGAAAGCTCCCCTGATTCAGAAAATTCAACCCCAAATATTCAGGATATCCTCCTGAATATTGTCGCAGACAAGACTGGTTATCCAAATGATATGCTCGAATTGAACATGGATCTTGAGGCTGACCTCGGCATTGATTCCATCAAAAGAGTCGAAATCCTCGGTGCTCTGCAAGAAAACCTTCCTGATCTGCAAGTCCAAGCCGATGAATTAGCTGATCGTAGAACACTTGGTGAAATTCTTGAGACTTTTTCTGCGGATCCTCCAAAAAAAAAAATCTGAATTCTGAGGCATCCCAACCCGAACTTGCTTGGGCAGTCCTCACTCCGATACCTCCTCCGCATCAAATCTCCAGACAAATTGGTTCTATCTTAGTGGTGCATAATGATGCTGACCATCTAAGTGCAATCAAAGAACTATGGGAATCAAACGGCTTTGAGATTGATTCTCTTTCCATGAAGCAAATTAAGTGGAGTCCACATGAAGATGCGATGAGTCTGAGAGAAGAAATCAACAAAATTCTTTTGGGCAACCAGCTATTCCAAGGTGTTATTTGGTTACATCCCAGGAAAATTGAATCTAAAGAAGAATTGGATACTGATGGGGATGTCTGGCTTCAACATGCTTTGATTTTTTCTGGTGCCATAAAGAGTAGGTTAGCTTCAGACAGCGCTATCTTATACGTAGCTCAAGGATCTGGAAAGCTTGGTTCCTCTGAAAATGGATCATTCCAAGTTGCTCAAAGCCTTTCTGCTTTGGCAAAAACAGTTCAGGCTGAATGGGTCGCCACTCATGGGCGTTATATTGATTTACATAGAGATTTTGAATCAGCAAAGTTTGCTGATTTAGTATGGCAGGAATGGAATGACCCAAATCTGAGTCGAAACCAAGTTGGGTGGGATCAAAATCTCCAAAGATGGGAATTTGAAAGAGTTCTTCATGTCCCTCAGTTAACTCAACAAGAACTACCTCTTTCATCCAGAGTTTGGCTTGTTAGTGGCGGTGCCAAAGGAGTCACCTCAGATTGCCTGCTCGCACTTGCCAAACAAAGTCCAGACACTTTCATTTTACTCGGAAGGACAGCACTTGCAGAGGAACCAGCCTGGGCTTCTGAAGTCCCTGACAAAGATTTAAAAGAAGCTGTCTTGAAGAAAATCACAAATAAAAGAGAGAAGACAAACCCCAAGTTGATTAATCAGATGATCAAGCAGGTTCAAGCAAGCCGTGAAATCATCCGAACGATCCAAAAGCTCAAGGAATTGGGGGCAACTCCTATTTATGTTCAAGCAAACATCTCCGATCAGAGTGGATTGGGAGATACCATTAAGCCAATCACCGAGCAACATGGAGAGATCACTGGTCTGATTCATGGAGCAGGTGTTCTTGCTGATCGGAAGCTTGAACAAAAATTGATTAAGGATTTTGATCTAGTTTATGGCACAAAGATCAACGGATTCCGTAATCTTTGGAAAGTGCTAGATTCTTCAAAACTTAGCCATGTCTTGTTATTTTCTTCAGGAGCAGGTTTTTTTGGAAATCCAGGGCAGTCGGATTACGCAATTGCCAATGAAACGATAAATCAAATAGCTTGGGATCTACACAAAAACCATCCACACGTTAAGGTCGTCAGTTACAATTGGGGTCCTTGGGATGGAGGAATGGTGGATGAGAATTTGAAAAAACTTTTTCAGCAGAGAGGGGTTCAAGTCATCCCGAGAGGAGAAGGCGCAAAGATCTTTGCAGAAACAGCTTTAAGCAATAATCAACTTCCTTCACCAGTTTTAGTCGTTGGCAACGATATTCGGGGAAAAGATTTACCCATTTCCCCAAAAAATTGGGAAGAGTCGATTACTCTAAAACTCGTAGACAACACTCTTTTCACAGAACACTCGATTGGAGGGGTTCCTGTTCTGCCAGCGACCTACGCACTTGCTTTGCTTCTCCGATCGTCAGAGGATCACTATCAAGGTTACAAAGTCGAAAAATTTCAAAATTTTAAAGTTCTTCAGGGACTCCGCTTTGATGAACAGATCTCGAATTGTTTTACGATTAAGAGCAGTTTTGTAAGTGAATCTAATGAAACGATTCAAATTAGTGTTGCTTTACAAAGCTCAGAGAAGAAGAAATCACTCCCTAAACAACACTATCATGTCGAGGTTGTCCTCGCTGCTTCTGCCCCTCAACCAACCGGACAAATTGTTGCCCATCCTTGGGAGCCATCACTATTTGAAGCTTATGAAAACGGCACCCTCTTTCATGAAAACTACTTCAAAGTGCTCTCAACTTCGTCAAACGCAAAGAACGGGATTAGTTCTTTTGATGTGAATCTGCCTCAAGTCCCAACTGAGAAAATTAAGAATTGGGTTGAAAATCAATTTGCTCCACTTTTGCTGGATGCAGGGCTGCAGGCGATGCTAGTCAAAGGGCGTGAAATGACGAACTTACCGAGCCTACCATTGTCCATTGAAAGCGGCTCATTTCTCGCTCCTCTCCGAAGTTCTAAATACAGAATCAAAATTGAGGATGAAAAACTGTCAGGGACCTCTCAACTGCTTGCCAACTTGGTTTTCTTGGATGAATCAAATAATTGTGTGCTTCGCTTCGAAGGAGTTGCAGTAACCTTCAGTAAAAAATTAAAACCTTTGTTTCAGAACAAATCCAAGGGATGAGACGACTTGTTATTGCAAGTGCCTGCTTCTTAGTCGTGACGGGTCTTGTTTTGACTTGGCAGGACAGCCTTCCCATTGATGAAGAAGATCTCTTTATTTCACTATTGCATATCTGGGTTGGTTTCTTCTTCATTGTGATTTTCCCCATGTATGCCATTGATCATCTCAGTACTCATAGAAGTCGGCTTGTAAAATTTTCTTGGACCATGCTATCCGGCTCTTTGCAACTGATCTCCGGAATCGGTCTGGTGATTAGCGGCCTTGTTCTACTTCTTTGGGGCAACGAACTGAAAATTCCTGTAACTGTCCATTATTTGCTCACCTTTACCTTAATCGCAGGGCTAATCGCTCATTGGCGAATCCCAAAAAACAAATAAATTTGCCAACCATTCCTCTGGCTCAAATTCAAATCATCTCATGACCTCTCCAATCGCTATTACTGGCTTTGCGTGCCTCTTTCCTGATGGAGATTCACTAGAGTCTTTTGCTAATTTTCTCAATGAAGAACGACCATCCTGGAGGGAAGCAACTGACGAAGATTTTTCTCTGCCAACTCAGCAGTTTTTTGCATCAACAAGAGGAACACTCCACAGAATTTATTGTCTGCAGGGTGGGTACATTGATGAACAGAAGGTCGTTAAACCAGCAGGCTGGGCAGAGGAAGATTGGAGAAATCTTGACCCGTCCTATCGATGGCCCCTGCAAGTTGCTAGACAGGCTCTTTCTCAAGGGGGTATAGAGGCAGAGAAAGCCAAACACCCTCGAGGAGGCCTCATCCTTGGGAATCTCTCGTTTCCGACGCGAACATCAAATCAAACTACGATGGATTTCTATAAGGAGTTCTGGGAAAGAGAGCTGCGCGAAGCTTGTGGTGCTAAAAGTTTTGAATTGCCTCAATTTTCGAAATCAAGCTCAACAGAAGGGAATCAACATCTGTCAACAGCAAGTGGTCCTGCTAAATTTCTGAAAAGAGAACTTGGCCTTGGGGAATGCACGTTTTCAATTGATGCAGCTTGTGCTTCTTCTTTATATGCCATTCGGCTGGGTTGCTTGGCCCTCCGAAATGGGGATGTTGACTGGATTCTTGCTGGAGCAGTAAGCGCTGCAGATCCTTTTTTCATTCACTCAGGATTCTCACTGCTACAAGCATATCCGGAAAACAATGAGACCAGCGCTCCACTCGATAAAAACTCCCAGGGTCTTTATGCGAGTGAAGGGGTCGGGATGGTCTTACTTCGCAGATTTGAAGATGCAAAAAATCAGTCCCCACACATCTTAGGTGTTATTCGAGGGAGTGGATGGTCCAATGATGGTAAAGGTAAATTTGTACTAAGCCCTAACCCTGTTGGCCAAAAAAGGGCCTATGAGCGAGCCTATGAGGAAGCCGCCCTTAATCCCAGTGAAGTCAATTATCTTGAATGCCATGCCACAGGAACCCCCTTGGGGGATCGTGTTGAAGCACAGTCAATCTCAGATTTCTACAGTGAAAAAACACCCCTGTTGGGCTCCGTTAAATCCAATGTTGGGCACATGCTCACTGCAGCTGGAATGAGCAGCATTGGTAAAATTCTTGGTGCTTTTGAAACCCAATCAATTCCTGCTTCGATCCGCATTGAAAACCCTCAACTGCCTGAAGGCAAAATCGTAAGATCACCCTCTAAGTGGCTAAAGTCAGAAAATCCGCGCATTGGAGCAATCAATTCCTTTGGTTTTGGGGGAACGAATGCACACCTGATTCTTCAGGACCAGATTCATGAGTCATCAAATGACTCGATCCAAAATCAAAAATTATCCATTCATGTAACTGGATTTGAAGCTTGTTTTGGAGGTTGTTCAGATCGCCTTCAAATGGCTGAGGTGCTACAGCAGCGTGAAACCCAGATTAGCCCCTTGCCCCCTACAAGGTGGCGAGGAATGGAGACTTCTTCAGTCCAAAAAGCTGCATTCTTGGAGTCATTTGATATTGATTTAAGAGAACTAAAACTGCCTCCTCATGAAAAAGAACAACTTATCCCTCAGCAGCTTTTGGCGATTCATTTGGCTGAGAAAGCGATCCAGGACGCAGGATTGGAATGCGGCAGTAAAGTAGCGGTCTTGATCGCCATGGAAACTGATGCTGAACTTCACCAGTTCCGGGGAAGACTTCAGTTAGAAGCTCAATTACGTCAGGCTTTTGGCGAATTAGTTGATAATGAAAACTCACAAAATCAATTAAACCTATTGCTTGAAATCATTCGTCAGTCGTGGCCTCAACCAGAAACCGTAAACAGCTTTACAAGTACCATTGGCAACCTGATAGCTTCAAGAATAGCTGCAATTCATGATTTTCATGGGCCCGCTTTTACTGTTTCTATGGGTGAAGATTCTATTGAGAAATGCCTACAAATCACCAAATGGCTTTTTTCCGAGGAAGATCTCGATGGTCTTGTTTTGGTTGCTGTGGACCTTCAGGCAAATTTGGAAAGGATGCTTTCCACTAAAGAGGATTGTATTTTGGGGGAGGGTGGGGGAGCCATAGTTCTTCAAAACCTAGATTCCAGAAATGCCACTAAAATCTATCAGGCCCTAGATGGCCTAGAATTAGAAAGTGAACTAGTTGAGGAACTATTCGGGCATTGTGGGGCAGCAAATGGAATGCTGAGATTGATTGGCGGCCTTCTAAGTCAAGCAGACAACCTCCAAAAAAATCCATTATCAGGGACAAAATCCAATTCTAATCAACAACTTATTCGAAAGGTAGTTCTGGGGTCTGATAGAATTCAAGACAAGTTTAAGCTCCTGCTTCAGCAAGAACCAGCATTGCAAAATTGGTTGCGTCTGATCGAACATAAACTGTTTGACCCTGAAATCTCATCAAAGCCAACTTTACCTTCAGGCTTTCATCTATATAGCCCACAAAGCCACCATCAAGCACACCGAACTTTCCTCAACTTCAGAGAAACTGCTTTTAGAGGAATGGTTCAAAATCTTCTACAATCAATTCGTCCAGTTGAATTAACCCAAATTTCACCAATTCAAGAAAACACACCTTCACCAGAATTTCTAATCATTGGCAAGGAAGCGAATCAAAGTTCCGCTCCTAAAACGTTGGGGACGATCACAGGGAATACTTTTAAAACTGACAACACTGGGAA
The DNA window shown above is from SAR324 cluster bacterium and carries:
- a CDS encoding beta-ketoacyl synthase N-terminal-like domain-containing protein, with product MSLKSSSKSNRLADSPIAVVGLSALFPGAKDLQNYWNNILSGNDFLQEIPSNRWNLEDYYDPDPSKSDKTYCKKGGFVPEIDFNPVDFGLPPKILEVTDSSQLLTLVLAKTALLDAGIGEEESPILSKTGIILGVCGGQKLMGSLTSRLQEPIWRSVLSSAGLDQETSEELVKRFKSAYVRWEENSFPGLLGNVIAGRVANRLNLGGTNCVVDAACGSSLAAMKMAISELREGRCDVMLTGGVDTDNSPFMYMCFSKTPAFTKRDQVQPFDKNSEGIMIGEGLGLVVLKRLEDAERDGDRIYAKIIGVGSSSDGRFKSIYAPREEGQVLAIQRAQADANVENNSGIGLIEAHGTGTKAGDITEFSGLRTAYASEQKNQIALGTVKAQIGHTKAAAGVAGFIKIALSLHHKILPPLNQLETPHPDLRLSETPFYFCKKSRPWIRGSHPRRAGVSAFGFGGSNFHFILEEDQTDSTYYRLNRVPQPVLLSAENPLELQELCKTLLDQLSSTPEAGHKDLLEKGNQAKPPAKDHARLGFVTHSPGESIQALQEALITWGKEPEKFEWSQKSSLFYRQSGLDCEGKVAALFCGQGSQYLQMGRELFLEFPEIQFDFQEIDQLFREDERDPLSKLVFAISSFEENEQETQNLQLQKTENAQPAIGALSGGMFRLLQARGLQVDFTSGHSFGELSALWAAGVINDDDYYRLAVARGKAMAAPDDPDFDAGTMMAVMGKVETVEGLLEDFPDLKVANFNSNKQVVIAGPKEQIEKAFAFFKSKRFSVIPLPVSAAFHTPLVGHAQKPFSLAIQSSQFNKARVPVFSNQTAKAYPTEPIKIKEMLQAHILESVRFKQQIENLYEAGARVFIEFGPKNVLTKLTENILQGKEIYGVALNPNPKEDSSRQFREAFIRLQVLGLPLTKLDPHQREYQSFVTSPSKANVRLHGGNYVSETTRSEFAKFIGKDCEIQSLKRTSTHEPNHSEGEAKPNLKITENATPYPTPKTLTKNPVNNKEQDSSNYHPIQDFYQHQQEVLKTHQQYLAQQMEYARAFWQVLQQFSRDSDGKLTDLPAGVQQNLQWFHQHQQETLKIHEQYLKGQSEQTQIALQWGLNTEGNVSQMPRIPSLSTVSTSSPVQSEVLPKFNPPTEFISAPTINLSPSLPVPNSTISAPQGAPEFSASYSKPISSSVSQTTIVSSSVQIVLLEIVAEKTGYPTEMLEIDMDLEADLGIDSIKRVEILGALQEKLPDLKVQADELAEQRTLGQILNILQPEETTLNPSFSNNESSPDSENSTPNIQDILLNIVADKTGYPNDMLELNMDLEADLGIDSIKRVEILGALQENLPDLQVQADELADRRTLGEILETFSADPPKKKI
- a CDS encoding SDR family NAD(P)-dependent oxidoreductase is translated as MKQIKWSPHEDAMSLREEINKILLGNQLFQGVIWLHPRKIESKEELDTDGDVWLQHALIFSGAIKSRLASDSAILYVAQGSGKLGSSENGSFQVAQSLSALAKTVQAEWVATHGRYIDLHRDFESAKFADLVWQEWNDPNLSRNQVGWDQNLQRWEFERVLHVPQLTQQELPLSSRVWLVSGGAKGVTSDCLLALAKQSPDTFILLGRTALAEEPAWASEVPDKDLKEAVLKKITNKREKTNPKLINQMIKQVQASREIIRTIQKLKELGATPIYVQANISDQSGLGDTIKPITEQHGEITGLIHGAGVLADRKLEQKLIKDFDLVYGTKINGFRNLWKVLDSSKLSHVLLFSSGAGFFGNPGQSDYAIANETINQIAWDLHKNHPHVKVVSYNWGPWDGGMVDENLKKLFQQRGVQVIPRGEGAKIFAETALSNNQLPSPVLVVGNDIRGKDLPISPKNWEESITLKLVDNTLFTEHSIGGVPVLPATYALALLLRSSEDHYQGYKVEKFQNFKVLQGLRFDEQISNCFTIKSSFVSESNETIQISVALQSSEKKKSLPKQHYHVEVVLAASAPQPTGQIVAHPWEPSLFEAYENGTLFHENYFKVLSTSSNAKNGISSFDVNLPQVPTEKIKNWVENQFAPLLLDAGLQAMLVKGREMTNLPSLPLSIESGSFLAPLRSSKYRIKIEDEKLSGTSQLLANLVFLDESNNCVLRFEGVAVTFSKKLKPLFQNKSKG
- a CDS encoding beta-ketoacyl synthase N-terminal-like domain-containing protein — encoded protein: MTSPIAITGFACLFPDGDSLESFANFLNEERPSWREATDEDFSLPTQQFFASTRGTLHRIYCLQGGYIDEQKVVKPAGWAEEDWRNLDPSYRWPLQVARQALSQGGIEAEKAKHPRGGLILGNLSFPTRTSNQTTMDFYKEFWERELREACGAKSFELPQFSKSSSTEGNQHLSTASGPAKFLKRELGLGECTFSIDAACASSLYAIRLGCLALRNGDVDWILAGAVSAADPFFIHSGFSLLQAYPENNETSAPLDKNSQGLYASEGVGMVLLRRFEDAKNQSPHILGVIRGSGWSNDGKGKFVLSPNPVGQKRAYERAYEEAALNPSEVNYLECHATGTPLGDRVEAQSISDFYSEKTPLLGSVKSNVGHMLTAAGMSSIGKILGAFETQSIPASIRIENPQLPEGKIVRSPSKWLKSENPRIGAINSFGFGGTNAHLILQDQIHESSNDSIQNQKLSIHVTGFEACFGGCSDRLQMAEVLQQRETQISPLPPTRWRGMETSSVQKAAFLESFDIDLRELKLPPHEKEQLIPQQLLAIHLAEKAIQDAGLECGSKVAVLIAMETDAELHQFRGRLQLEAQLRQAFGELVDNENSQNQLNLLLEIIRQSWPQPETVNSFTSTIGNLIASRIAAIHDFHGPAFTVSMGEDSIEKCLQITKWLFSEEDLDGLVLVAVDLQANLERMLSTKEDCILGEGGGAIVLQNLDSRNATKIYQALDGLELESELVEELFGHCGAANGMLRLIGGLLSQADNLQKNPLSGTKSNSNQQLIRKVVLGSDRIQDKFKLLLQQEPALQNWLRLIEHKLFDPEISSKPTLPSGFHLYSPQSHHQAHRTFLNFRETAFRGMVQNLLQSIRPVELTQISPIQENTPSPEFLIIGKEANQSSAPKTLGTITGNTFKTDNTGKKVVFDHQDLLEFAGGRIAEVFGQDYAIIDSYERCVRLPLDPYLLVTRVTELEAEPHQFKPCCITTEYDIPTQAWFATDERIPWAVAIESGQCDLMLISYLGIDFQNRGNRVYRLLDCTMTFMAALPRGGQTLRYEIHIDSFAKHGESLLFFFHYECFVGAQMVLRMDGGCAGFFTKEELDQGKGVIHTENEIQARQQIQQTNFTPLLHCNQTAFEREELLHLVQGHPSKCFGGEYDQNQKNSSLRMAPEQLLMNDRILNVDRKGGAWGLGIVESEKQLRPDDWYFTCHFYKDPVMAGSLIAEGCVQLLQFYMLYLGLQTLTEDASFEPILNLPQIVRCRGQVIPSDSLMTYRLEVKEIGLYPEPFMIANIDVLVEDRIVVDFRDVGVRLVEKKSDVINFSIVAKPDNKAKPAYDEVAIQNFADGSVAKCFGAHYAPFDARPFVQRNPCLDLKLLTRVQEVSGEPRNFSKPASLIAEYDMNEMNWYFSDETSIAPLPASILLEIALQPCGFLGAWMGSIFEFSDDDLHFRLVEGHAKLLERPELRDRKILTKAQLDRMTRFDGQVIEHFTYQLSTDLSPDHPFLEGVALFGYFPEWALERQRQRYPDPDWQASPELPWLDCPQLGHLYLLHQVQLDPKGGERRLGRVVGRRLVADMDWYYPCHFHNDPVMPGSLGIEAALQALRALAEGTPHRSKSQKVEWPIDSEWKWEFRGEVRPGTNELTVLVEVLEKKELGQQTEWIAEAIVAREGKRIYRLPSISLLV